Proteins encoded within one genomic window of Guyparkeria hydrothermalis:
- the map gene encoding type I methionyl aminopeptidase: MNISIKTPEEIERIRIASQLAAEVLVLLREHVKPGVTTGELNEIAHKHITEVQGGTPATLGYHGFPASICTSLNHQVCHGIPADKTLRDGDILNIDVTVIKDGWHGDTSAMYTVGKPSVRAQRLIDVTYEAMMKGIEMVRPDATLGDIGHAIQTHAEASGFSVVREYCGHGIGRNFHEDPQVVHYGKPGEGVHLKEGMVFTIEPMINAGKKEIKLLGDGWTVVTKDHSLSAQWEHTVAVTADGVDILTQPPA, from the coding sequence ATGAACATCTCCATCAAGACCCCCGAGGAAATCGAGAGGATCCGCATTGCCAGCCAGCTGGCAGCGGAGGTGCTGGTGCTGCTGCGCGAGCACGTCAAGCCCGGCGTGACCACCGGCGAGCTCAACGAAATCGCCCACAAGCACATCACCGAAGTCCAGGGCGGCACACCGGCCACGCTCGGCTACCACGGCTTCCCCGCCTCGATCTGCACCTCGCTCAACCATCAGGTCTGCCACGGCATCCCGGCTGACAAGACCTTGCGTGACGGCGACATCCTCAATATCGACGTCACCGTGATCAAGGACGGCTGGCACGGCGACACATCGGCGATGTACACGGTCGGCAAACCGTCCGTGCGCGCCCAGCGCCTGATCGACGTCACCTACGAGGCCATGATGAAGGGCATCGAGATGGTGCGCCCCGACGCGACCCTCGGCGACATCGGCCACGCCATCCAGACGCATGCCGAAGCGAGCGGCTTTTCCGTGGTCCGCGAATACTGCGGCCACGGCATCGGCCGCAACTTCCACGAGGACCCGCAGGTGGTCCACTACGGCAAGCCGGGCGAAGGCGTGCACCTCAAGGAAGGGATGGTGTTCACCATCGAGCCAATGATCAACGCCGGCAAGAAGGAGATCAAGCTGCTGGGCGACGGCTGGACGGTGGTCACCAAGGACCACTCCCTGTCGGCCCAGTGGGAGCACACGGTCGCCGTGACCGCGGACGGGGTCGACATCCTCACCCAGCCGCCGGCCTGA